One region of Acidobacteriota bacterium genomic DNA includes:
- a CDS encoding Uma2 family endonuclease codes for MSSARIPRITLYTLEEYFAIERVGMSRYEYWDGEIICMSGGSFAHSTISGNIFGLLREHLRGKRCRPFTADQPIKVPALPPYRYADASVVCGDIQGEKVSGFDTLVNPTILVEVLSPDSVDRDLNVKGRAYQEIPSLREYVVIAQESPTITLFARTDDGNWQTYIISGLENSFELASIEGRFALADVFEGVEFSPVESAIC; via the coding sequence ATGTCATCAGCCAGAATTCCCCGAATCACACTCTACACACTTGAAGAATATTTTGCGATTGAACGGGTCGGCATGAGCCGCTATGAGTACTGGGACGGCGAAATTATCTGCATGAGTGGTGGAAGTTTTGCCCATAGCACAATTTCTGGAAATATATTCGGACTTCTTCGTGAGCATCTTCGTGGAAAACGATGCCGCCCGTTCACTGCTGATCAACCAATCAAAGTACCAGCGCTACCTCCCTATCGTTACGCGGATGCCAGCGTTGTCTGCGGAGACATCCAGGGCGAAAAAGTCAGTGGTTTTGATACCCTGGTCAATCCAACAATTTTAGTGGAAGTTCTCTCGCCAGACTCGGTTGATCGTGATTTAAACGTCAAAGGGAGGGCATATCAGGAAATTCCCAGTTTGCGGGAATATGTGGTGATTGCTCAGGAGTCACCAACCATCACGCTCTTTGCCCGCACAGATGATGGAAACTGGCAGACGTACATCATTTCCGGTCTTGAAAACAGTTTCGAGCTGGCTTCCATCGAAGGCCGCTTTGCACTGGCAGATGTCTTTGAAGGCGTTGAATTTTCACCGGTTGAATCTGCGATTTGCTGA
- a CDS encoding TerD family protein, which produces MKEFIRGQKSKLSDLTPAQTIDVEIQLTFPGSRVVDISCFGVDASNQLSDDRYFIFYNQKQSPEGALILVGNTGSNRERFTVDVSRLPQTIRKLVFTATLDGDGTMAELSQGQFQIVVQGQPIVMFRFAGSDFGTEKAIIVAEIYFKDVWRFGTVGQGFSGGLSALLKHFGGSETPHPSPPPPPPPIQAPPPPISPPPYTPPAPTAPFQSPAATTPLSSPPSYPPPPAPVTQPLAPPAGPPSYPPPPVMSPYPAPPPAYPPPAYPPPPAYPPPPPAYPAPPMPPAYPPQPPPPMMGIPPMAPPPPPPPAGPTKVTLEKKGDRKAVSLKKEVGGRPIHINLNWDNPNASKGFFGFGKAAAAPDLDLGCMFELINGDKGVIQPLGGYFGARNEPPFIFLDKDDRSGAAADGENLYIYRPDLINRVMIFGLLYEGADDFRSVNGRVTIRDQHGNEIFMWLNNPEPNQILCAACLIQRTPNGLEIIKEERYFQRASQADQHYQFGFQWSRGSK; this is translated from the coding sequence ATGAAAGAGTTTATCCGTGGGCAGAAATCAAAATTGTCGGACCTGACACCTGCTCAGACCATTGATGTTGAAATCCAGTTGACCTTTCCCGGTTCGAGGGTTGTTGACATCAGTTGTTTTGGCGTGGATGCCAGCAATCAGCTTTCAGACGACCGATATTTCATTTTCTATAACCAGAAACAGTCACCGGAAGGCGCGCTCATCCTGGTTGGAAACACTGGCAGCAATCGCGAACGGTTTACCGTGGATGTCTCGCGACTCCCCCAAACCATTCGAAAACTTGTGTTTACCGCTACGCTTGACGGCGATGGAACAATGGCTGAGTTGTCACAAGGCCAGTTTCAGATTGTTGTGCAGGGCCAGCCCATTGTGATGTTTCGGTTTGCCGGGTCAGATTTCGGTACCGAGAAGGCCATCATTGTTGCTGAAATTTATTTCAAGGACGTCTGGCGGTTTGGGACAGTCGGCCAGGGGTTTAGCGGTGGGCTGAGCGCGTTGCTCAAACATTTTGGAGGCAGCGAAACGCCGCACCCCTCACCACCACCACCACCGCCTCCGATTCAAGCGCCACCTCCGCCGATCAGTCCACCGCCGTATACTCCGCCAGCCCCGACCGCCCCATTTCAATCACCTGCGGCAACCACGCCACTTTCTTCACCGCCTTCGTATCCGCCGCCACCAGCCCCCGTGACGCAACCGTTAGCTCCACCGGCAGGGCCTCCGTCCTATCCACCACCGCCGGTGATGTCGCCGTATCCAGCACCACCGCCAGCGTATCCGCCACCAGCCTACCCACCACCACCAGCCTATCCACCGCCACCACCGGCCTATCCAGCCCCGCCGATGCCGCCGGCTTACCCACCACAACCACCACCGCCAATGATGGGAATTCCACCCATGGCGCCACCACCTCCGCCACCTCCGGCTGGTCCAACCAAAGTCACGTTGGAGAAAAAAGGCGACCGCAAAGCCGTGAGTTTAAAGAAAGAAGTCGGTGGGCGACCAATCCATATCAATCTCAACTGGGATAACCCCAATGCCAGCAAGGGATTTTTCGGATTTGGAAAAGCGGCGGCGGCACCGGATTTGGATCTTGGGTGTATGTTTGAACTGATCAATGGAGATAAAGGGGTGATTCAGCCGCTCGGAGGATACTTTGGGGCGCGCAATGAGCCACCATTTATTTTCCTGGATAAAGATGACCGCTCAGGGGCCGCGGCTGACGGGGAGAATCTCTACATTTACCGCCCGGATTTAATCAATCGAGTGATGATTTTTGGGCTTCTGTATGAAGGTGCGGATGATTTTCGATCCGTCAATGGTCGAGTGACGATCCGCGACCAGCACGGAAATGAAATTTTTATGTGGCTCAATAATCCGGAGCCAAATCAAATTCTGTGTGCTGCCTGTTTGATTCAGCGTACACCAAACGGGCTCGAAATCATTAAGGAAGAGCGGTACTTCCAGCGTGCCTCGCAGGCTGACCAGCATTACCAGTTTGGCTTCCAGTGGTCACGAGGATCAAAGTGA